In Colletotrichum higginsianum IMI 349063 chromosome 1, whole genome shotgun sequence, one genomic interval encodes:
- a CDS encoding MYND finger produces MFTPTVANSISFFYAVGNTPAINLTKNLPHGVDASILVLGCGDVRNILHTAYNEDGLPSRKLDITTNDIDEAILARNIFLLSLLLDNGASGDTPWNLYYNLHLDKADLSVLASHVKKLILASESFKSWKASSYGKVFPFCDQATLDDVRAVWITYDTAASSDNPSADSASLVANLKHSLEAKKVAFGDGVAITGLRSAAPVALQFSQDVIEASQEFWKSAVAGPSGAASSPNPLFYASLSKHRLLHYATDPILGFHLATAFVPLTEKSPLKPNVKGEKFKAFAAAKTQFREWTTACATMLRAKRLVIRSVASEFLAFCHTLQHYAATKETSAGWYRRQFDARVLALDPDTYGLKSNAPVAFDAIDTSNLADHFGTINILVSALPLLTAQPWSALFTETLLKTEDTTKEAFDKLLYGHGPTVSLLLGASPVEYWTNATAVSSVDEILIGLSSNTIQTSKDTPSQVHNRVTWKQAKHLSGVSSKSPLKIDPEALANIFFALYLEMFAHENPMKLLTISKASVTQLIRNTAYSHFHRGTLVSLLRYLKLRLSVTDFDVTCRLLIEKICAERSLMFTGNLRQDLSLQMHTQGVYSEPWLRRDIKPNRNLGGFDSWEHVPEVVAVSLVVPRSKFARVFSESDQSKISSPTIRASLVSGKDADPKWHNFHDEVQLVFGNIATSGNRESSDFSVTVEADPAGWLGDSPLIASFYVPAAALQMERKTAYVRLEVLSSAQSIAVFSKTLGSELQIFQTTLDDEDNVFITKYMPGQSKYPAASDAAAAVAESAVATSSETASVFTADASSDQSRVETITGHLDFLSDKGKKLLTDKVPVVVEQASPFTVNLVFGDKKHIYPLTFPVPVDARKAKTRIARKSAYFEVIVPFAAPPTKPEIKTALDDFVYPTYLAKSLSSTPADLNTPHFNLDRLPIIDVKNKEDSRWITTLLSFEFSLSERALRDEVNAGREALSPSPRLNFKESIFTMAMLSSGQQGGQTGLFCLNHPDRGGIHMLIFVSAIRLDSAAASVVLDAAVMPMTFPVIQKCEPFLLLLRELQMCSITVNDDELIFWKKTLPALAERTRTWNHKSSCEYRKTGSVPLSLEPSEPVLCSCGNGKLPDNFISLPEWDTAAKHATRIAISPTFAVPLVEEIVDTELYKQIGTGAPAQKERCTNCGKTGKDGAALKKCTRCRKAKYCSADCQKKDWRKHRGECE; encoded by the exons ATGTTCACTCCCACCGTCGCAAACTCAATCTCCTTCTTCTATGCAGTGGGCAACACTCCTGCTATCAACCTGACAAAGAACCTGCCCCATGGCGTTGATGCCAGCATTCTGGTTCTCGGCTGTGGTGATGTGAGAAATATCCTCCACACCGCGTACAATGAGGACGGCCTTC CCAGCCGCAAGCTCGATATCACGACAAACGACATCGATGAGGCTATTCTGG CACGCAACATCTTCTTACTGTCCCTCCTTCTGGACAATGGTGCCTCCGGCGATACGCCCTGGAACCTGTACTACAACCTTCATCTTGACAAGGCAGATTTGAGCGTCTTGGCTTCTCATGTCAAGAAGCTCATCTTGGCGTCTGAGTCCTTCAAGTCATGGAAAGCAAGCTCTTACGGCAAGGTCTTTCCATTTTGCGACCAAGCCACTCTGGATGATGTTCGTGCCGTATGGATCACCTACGACACTGCCGCCAGTTCCGACAATCCGTCCGCggactcggcgtccttggtGGCTAACCTGAAGCACTCTCTGGAGGCCAAGAAAGTCGCctttggcgatggcgtcgccATCACCGGTCTGCGATCAGCCGCCCCTGTCGCGTTGCAGTTCTCCCAGGATGTCATCGAGGCATCGCAGGAGTTCTGGAAGTCTGCCGTCGCAGGGCccagcggcgccgccagcagcccGAACCCTCTGTTCTATGCCTCTCTATCGAAGCACCGGCTCTTGCACTATGCTACTGATCCCATCCTGGGCTTCCATCTCGCCACTGCTTTCGTTCCCCTGACGGAGAAGTCCCCTCTTAAGCCCAATGTGAAGGGCGAGAAGTTCAAAgccttcgccgccgcaaAGACTCAGTTCCGAGAGTGGACCACCGCCTGCGCGACCATGCTTAGGGCAAAGAGACTGGTGATCCGCTCCGTTGCCAGCGAATTTCTGGCCTTCTGTCACACCCTCCAACACTACGCTGCCACGAAGGAGACGTCTGCCGGATGGTATCGTCGGCAGTTCGACGCCCGCGTGCTTGCTCTCGACCCCGACACGTATGGGTTAAAGTCAAACGCCCCGGTGGCTTTCGATGCCATTGACACATCCAATCTCGCTGACCACTTCGGTACTATAAACATTCTCGTGTCGGCGCTGCCTCTGCTTACTGCGCAGCCGTGGTCAGCTCTATTCACCGAGACCCTTCTTAAGACAGAAGACACCACCAAAGAAGCATTTGACAAGCTCCTTTACGGCCACGGCCCTACAGTGTCATTGCTTCTGGGAGCTAGCCCTGTTGAATACTGGACCAACGCCACCGCCGTATCAAGCGTCGACGAGATTCTCATCGGCCTGAGCAGCAACACGATACAGACAAGCAAGGATACGCCGTCTCAGGTGCACAACCGCGTTACTTGGAAGCAGGCCAAACACTTATCGGGAGTGAGCTCTAAAAGCCCTCTCAAGATCGACCCGGAGGCGCTGGCAaacatcttcttcgccctgTACCTCGAGATGTTTGCGCATGAGAATCCGATGAAGCTGCTGACCATCTCCAAAGCCTCCGTCACCCAGCTGATTCGAAACACCGCCTATTCCCACTTCCATCGCGGAACGCTGGTATCCCTTTTGCGATATCTCAAGCTCAGACTGTCCGTGACCGACTTCGACGTCACCTGCAGGCTGTTGATCGAGAAGATCTGTGCCGAGAGAAGCCTCATGTTCACGGGCAATCTCAGGCAGGATTTGTCCCTGCAGATGCACACCCAGGGTGTGTATTCAGAGCCCTGGCTTCGTCGTGATATCAAGCCTAATCGCAACCTCGGCGGTTTCGACTCGTGGGAGCACGTCCCAGAAGTGGTAGCCGTCAGTCTTGTCGTGCCGCGGTCCAAGTTTGCTAGGGTTTTCTCGGAATCGGATCAGTCAAAGATAAGCTCTCCCACGATCAGAGCATCCTTGGTCTCTGGCAAGGATGCGGATCCCAAGTGGCACAACTTCCACGACGAAGTTCAACTCGTCTTCGGCAACATCGCCACAAGCGGCAACAGGGAGAGCAGCGATTTCTCTGTCACCGTCGAAGCGGACCCCGCAGGTTGGCTGGGAGATTCTCCCCTCATCGCGTCCTTTTACGTCCCTGCTGCCGCGCTCCAGATGGAACGGAAGACGGCGTATGTTCGTCTGGAGGTCCTCAGCTCCGCCCAAAGTATTGCCGTCTTCAGCAAGACGTTAGGCTCCGAGCTACAAATCTTCCAGACGACACTGGATGATGAGGACAACGTCTTCATCACCAAGTACATGCCCGGCCAAAGCAAGTAtcccgccgcctccgatGCAGCGGCGGCTGTCGCCGAGTCTGCTGTAGCGACCAGCAGTGAGACGGCTTCCGTCTTCACCGCCGACGCGTCCAGTGACCAGAGCAGAGTCGAGACTATCACAGGTCATCTTGACTTTCTCTCCGataagggcaagaagctgCTCACCGACAAGGTTCCAGTTGTCGTTGAGCAAGCATCGCCTTTCACCGTCAATCTCGTGTTTGGCGACAAGAAGCACATCTACCCTCTTACTTTCCCGGTTCCGGTCGACGCTCGCAAGGCTAAAACACGCATCGCTCGCAAGTCAGCGTACTTTGAGGTCATCGTCCCCTTCGCCGCGCCCCCGACCAAACCAGAGATCAAAACGGCCCTCGACGATTTTGTTTATCCAACCTACCTCGCCAAAAGCTTGTCCAGCACTCCGGCGGACCTCAACACGCCACATTTCAACCTTGACCGTCTCCCCATCATTGACGTCAAAAACAAAGAAGACAGTCGCTGGATAACGACGCTGCTCTCCTTCGAGTTCTCCCTTAGCGAGAGGGCGCTGCGCGATGAAGTCAACGCGGGAAGGGAGGCCttgtcgccctcgcctcgtctCAACTTCAAGGAATCCATCTTCACCATGGCGATGCTCTCCTCTGGCCAGCAGGGCGGCCAGACCGGCCTCTTCTGCCTCAACCACCCCGACCGCGGTGGCATCCACATGCTCATCTTCGTATCCGCCATTAGGCTTGACAGCGCCGCAGCCTCCGTCGTCCTTGACGCAGCCGTGATGCCCATGACATTCCCCGTCATCCAAAAGTGCGAGCCTTTTTTGCTGCTTCTTAGAGAGCTGCAGATGTGCTCCATCACAGTCAATGACGACGAGCTCATATTCTGGAAGAAGACGCTCCCGGCACTCGCGGAGCGCACCCGGACGTGGAACCACAAATCATCCTGTGAGTACCGCAAGACCGGCTCCGTCCCTCTATCCTTGGAACCCAGTGAGCCGGTCCTCTGCTCGTGCGGCAACGGCAAATTGCCAGACAACTTCATCAGCCTCCCTGAATGGGACACGGCCGCCAAGCACGCCACTCGAATCGCCATCAGCCCGACCTTTGCCGTGCCGTTGGTCGAGGAGATTGTCGACACAGAACTCTACAAACAGATTGGCACGGGCGCCCCCGCGCAGAAGGAGAGGTGCACAAACT